Proteins encoded within one genomic window of Dyadobacter chenhuakuii:
- a CDS encoding SDR family oxidoreductase: MQKKRILITGSNGLLGQKLVDLLAGNEQYETFATAKGENRLSVSEGYHFREMDVTDAVQVDEVLTEVKPEITIHTAAMTNVDQCEMEKDACWKLNVTAVEILIAACKKHNIFLEHVSTDFIFDGTSGPYKEEDEPNPISFYGWSKYAAEKAVMHSDIQWAIARTVLVYGIAHDMSRSNIILWVKKSLEEGKAIKVVTDQFRTPTLAEDLAMGCYLIADQRAEGVFHISGADFLTPYEMAIMAADYFSLDKFLISPTDASSFTQPARRPPRTGFDLKKSRNILGYEPHTFREGIALVAKQIGH, translated from the coding sequence ATGCAAAAAAAACGAATACTGATCACCGGCTCCAACGGGCTGCTCGGGCAAAAACTGGTGGATTTATTAGCTGGAAACGAGCAATATGAAACATTCGCCACTGCCAAAGGCGAAAATCGGCTAAGCGTCTCGGAAGGTTATCATTTCCGCGAAATGGATGTTACCGATGCTGTGCAGGTGGATGAAGTGCTTACGGAGGTAAAACCTGAGATTACCATTCACACAGCCGCCATGACCAATGTGGATCAATGTGAAATGGAGAAGGATGCCTGCTGGAAACTGAATGTTACGGCAGTTGAAATCCTGATAGCGGCCTGTAAAAAGCATAACATTTTTCTCGAACACGTTTCCACAGACTTCATTTTTGACGGAACCTCCGGGCCATACAAAGAAGAAGACGAGCCTAACCCGATCAGTTTTTACGGTTGGAGTAAATATGCAGCAGAAAAAGCTGTAATGCATTCCGACATTCAATGGGCGATTGCCCGGACTGTGCTGGTTTACGGCATAGCGCACGATATGAGCCGGAGCAACATTATTCTCTGGGTTAAAAAATCATTGGAGGAAGGGAAAGCAATCAAGGTTGTTACTGATCAATTCCGGACGCCGACCCTGGCAGAAGACCTTGCTATGGGATGTTATTTGATTGCAGATCAGCGCGCAGAAGGTGTTTTTCACATTTCGGGAGCGGATTTTCTGACACCTTACGAAATGGCCATTATGGCAGCCGATTACTTCTCGTTGGACAAATTCCTCATCTCACCAACCGACGCCTCATCCTTCACCCAACCAGCCCGCCGTCCGCCAAGAACCGGTTTTGACCTAAAAAAATCCCGGAATATACTTGGCTACGAACCGCATACATTCCGGGAAGGAATCGCTTTGGTGGCAAAGCAGATTGGGCATTAA
- a CDS encoding peptidylprolyl isomerase, producing MKTKKSLVLAFLCLFSVGVFAQKSSKKDDVVTIKTDLGTIRVILFDETPKHKANFLKLTKDKFYDGLLFHRVIDDFMIQGGDPNSRNAKPDDMLGKGDNGYKIPAEFSPKLFHQKGALAAARDNNPAKESSGCQFYIVQGRKWSKNDLNKQAARAARKLTDSQRKVYEEIGGTPHLDGSYTVFGQVIDGMEVIDKIGAVEKDERDRPEKNVSMNMSVKKMKKKKITKKYGWQYEA from the coding sequence ATGAAAACCAAAAAATCATTAGTTCTGGCGTTCCTATGCCTGTTTTCTGTGGGTGTTTTTGCCCAAAAGAGCTCTAAAAAAGATGATGTTGTAACGATCAAAACGGATCTGGGGACAATCAGGGTGATCCTGTTTGACGAAACACCAAAGCACAAAGCCAATTTTCTTAAACTGACAAAAGATAAATTTTACGACGGTTTGCTTTTCCACCGCGTCATAGATGACTTTATGATCCAGGGAGGCGACCCGAATTCGAGAAATGCCAAGCCGGATGATATGCTTGGAAAAGGTGATAATGGCTACAAAATCCCTGCTGAATTCAGCCCCAAGCTGTTTCACCAGAAAGGCGCATTGGCCGCAGCACGTGACAATAATCCAGCCAAAGAATCGAGCGGATGCCAGTTTTACATTGTGCAGGGCCGGAAATGGAGCAAAAATGACCTTAATAAGCAGGCCGCCCGCGCTGCCAGAAAGCTAACTGATTCCCAAAGAAAAGTTTACGAGGAAATCGGCGGAACACCGCATTTGGATGGTTCGTACACGGTTTTTGGACAGGTTATCGACGGAATGGAAGTGATCGATAAGATTGGCGCTGTGGAAAAAGATGAACGCGACAGGCCAGAGAAAAATGTTTCTATGAACATGTCTGTCAAGAAAATGAAGAAGAAAAAGATCACCAAGAAATACGGCTGGCAATACGAAGCTTAA
- a CDS encoding BamA/TamA family outer membrane protein, with protein sequence MNLKRHYKKIYFPLFVFLFIQIANAQTVATDTAGTIVMGDMLVEGNHRTRAGIILREMAIKTGDTLSAALLAETLEIDRRKIVNTNLFITVDLIPKSNPDSIRTDIRIVVKERWYLIIVPVFQLADRNFNEWWYERKRDLSRTTYGVYMSYGNVTGRADKLRFLAEFGFIPKFEVAYTLPYIDKAQKTGITLGSSYSINKTTAFRTWRDKLQYFNSEDINRERFYSYVSISRRNKYYTFHTADLRWSYSKISDTIAALNPSYLLKGRTIQRYFQLTYSFSYDKRDNVQYALRGQTLGLQISKIGLLPTDDVNMTYFYGSYRKYIPISKRWYFNTGVRGRVSLPKRQPYLQTIGLGYRNDLVRGYELYVVDGQDYALLKNELKYKLFSFQKHFSFIPIKQFNTLPLAAYLNTFADAGYVKNSYPELSNTRLGNSMLYGAGAGLDIVTFYNILARFNLTLNGKGERRFFFNVSREF encoded by the coding sequence ATGAACCTTAAAAGACACTATAAGAAGATATACTTTCCGCTATTCGTATTCCTTTTTATTCAAATCGCTAACGCGCAAACAGTTGCAACCGACACTGCCGGAACAATCGTTATGGGCGACATGCTTGTGGAAGGAAATCACCGCACAAGGGCCGGCATTATCCTGCGCGAAATGGCCATTAAAACCGGCGATACGCTGAGTGCCGCATTGCTGGCAGAAACCCTCGAAATTGACCGCAGGAAAATTGTCAACACCAATTTATTCATCACCGTAGACCTGATCCCGAAAAGCAATCCGGACTCCATCCGGACGGACATCAGGATTGTGGTGAAAGAGCGGTGGTATCTCATTATTGTTCCCGTTTTCCAGCTTGCAGACCGCAATTTCAACGAATGGTGGTATGAACGAAAACGGGATCTTTCGCGCACAACTTATGGCGTATATATGAGCTACGGTAATGTTACCGGCCGTGCGGATAAGCTGCGCTTTCTTGCGGAGTTTGGTTTTATTCCAAAATTCGAGGTTGCCTACACTTTGCCCTACATTGACAAAGCACAAAAAACGGGCATTACGCTGGGCTCTTCTTACTCGATTAACAAAACGACGGCTTTCAGGACATGGCGGGATAAGCTGCAATACTTTAATAGTGAAGACATTAACCGGGAAAGATTCTATTCCTATGTGAGCATTAGCCGTCGGAATAAATATTACACGTTCCATACGGCCGATCTGCGGTGGAGTTACAGCAAGATCTCCGACACCATTGCCGCTTTAAATCCGAGTTATCTGTTAAAAGGACGAACAATCCAGCGCTACTTTCAGCTTACCTATTCATTCAGCTATGACAAGCGCGATAATGTTCAATATGCATTGCGGGGGCAAACGCTTGGGTTACAGATTTCGAAGATCGGCCTTTTACCAACCGACGACGTTAATATGACCTATTTTTATGGCTCCTACCGAAAATACATCCCGATTTCTAAAAGGTGGTATTTCAATACAGGCGTCCGGGGAAGGGTTTCCTTGCCAAAGCGACAGCCATATCTGCAAACGATCGGGCTCGGTTACCGGAACGATCTCGTGCGTGGATATGAGCTTTATGTGGTTGACGGACAGGATTATGCATTGCTGAAAAATGAATTGAAATACAAACTCTTCTCATTTCAGAAACACTTTTCCTTTATTCCGATCAAACAGTTCAACACACTTCCTCTGGCCGCCTACCTGAACACTTTCGCAGATGCCGGTTATGTTAAAAACAGTTATCCCGAACTCAGTAACACGCGGCTGGGCAACTCGATGCTCTATGGCGCCGGTGCCGGCCTCGATATTGTTACTTTTTACAATATACTGGCGCGGTTCAACCTTACGCTGAACGGAAAAGGCGAGCGGAGATTCTTTTTCAACGTTTCCCGCGAATTTTGA
- a CDS encoding SusC/RagA family TonB-linked outer membrane protein has translation MNSISIINMRRVLWCLLTVLLFTGKDAPVVAGEKPVSAAKDQSVARIRGTVTSAVDGAVVPGVNVLVKGTQVGTTTDAAGTYSIDADGDNAVLVFSYIGFNSIEVAVQGKSVVDVVLEENVATLQEAVVTALGIKRDKRSLGYNVGKVEAKDIANVANENVLTSLSGRVSGVSINQTSGIGSSISIVIRGAASLKNNQPLFVVDGVPLANSLANVSEKGSGNKVDYGNAISDINPDDIESMSVLKGPSAAALYGSRAGNGVILITTKSGKKGKGLGVSFSTSNVFEKPYRYLDLHYKYANGERPFQLDESSAYWGGLPLDAGNKEVQWNSPLDDKGNPIPTELRSYKDNMKNFLQTGITSTNNLTVSGSTDKSTYRVSYNNMINRGLIPNSDLYRNGLSLAGTFDMAKNLKLSTNINFVRSSSNSRPQTSERDGNPLQAVYYSPSYNIEDLKGVWKPGLEEIEQMTVAKGETDNPYFLAKHLTNAYTRDRLYGNVKLDWTIAEGLTAFARYSHDMFDEDRETKIPWSYKSMAKGGYYLENIGRNESNADFLITKTIKASDFDISISGGGNIMQQHQNSSNLGGRDLSVPGLYNISNIPVGNRVVGNGSFKKAIYSLYALSSIGFKDQLYLDLTARNDWSSTLPESNRSYFYPSASLSWLASTTFNMPSAVSLLKLRGGWAQVGNDTDPYQLYPNLGTGNWGDLVTANLGENLLNPALLPEIATSTEGGIDLNLFNNRLRFDITYYDRANTNQIFSVPMAPSTGYASKNINAGKLVSRGWEIGLGGTPISNRGGWSLDLNANFSRNRVTVKELAPNFPYFEQWGENGAGAYTFVGEQIGNMYSRGFATVQDKASPYYRWPIINYDGEGGDMDWQSLGGRENNVKVGNYNPDFLMGMQANLTYKRFSLGLSFDWRQGGEFMSFTYRYGESDWKSQRQIDNLIPGSQYSPDELVALLKSDPEKYIIPQNGNFPRVGGHTAATGGFGPDGDGAFIPGVWQDEAGEYHEWLGGAGTKYLPITAVYPWSFNQQVTFDASFVKLREVTLSYKIPNLFGVVRNANLSLYTRNIMLWTASKIGIDPERAFWADPNKGGFRQGIERQNVMPWTIPFGFKLNFDF, from the coding sequence ATGAATTCAATCTCTATCATTAATATGCGGCGCGTGCTTTGGTGTTTGCTCACCGTGCTGCTTTTTACCGGAAAGGACGCGCCGGTCGTAGCGGGTGAAAAACCTGTTAGCGCCGCGAAGGACCAATCCGTAGCCCGGATTCGCGGAACCGTGACATCTGCTGTGGACGGTGCCGTTGTTCCCGGTGTTAACGTGCTGGTGAAAGGCACCCAGGTTGGAACCACAACCGACGCTGCCGGAACGTACTCCATCGATGCCGACGGTGATAATGCAGTCCTTGTGTTTTCTTACATAGGATTCAACTCAATTGAAGTAGCCGTTCAGGGAAAAAGTGTGGTGGATGTAGTCCTTGAAGAGAATGTGGCAACATTGCAGGAAGCGGTTGTTACTGCGCTTGGTATAAAAAGAGATAAGCGTTCACTGGGTTATAATGTAGGCAAAGTTGAAGCCAAGGATATTGCCAATGTGGCCAATGAAAACGTGCTTACTTCACTTTCCGGCCGCGTTTCAGGGGTTTCTATCAACCAAACGAGCGGTATCGGTTCTTCGATAAGCATTGTGATCAGGGGAGCGGCTTCATTGAAAAATAACCAGCCTTTATTTGTTGTGGATGGCGTGCCGCTGGCCAACAGCCTTGCTAACGTAAGTGAAAAAGGAAGCGGCAACAAAGTCGATTATGGTAATGCAATTTCAGACATTAACCCCGACGACATTGAGAGCATGTCTGTGCTGAAAGGGCCCAGCGCAGCAGCACTTTATGGTTCCAGGGCTGGTAATGGCGTTATTTTGATCACAACAAAATCTGGTAAGAAAGGCAAGGGACTTGGTGTTTCTTTTTCCACTTCCAATGTTTTTGAAAAACCTTACAGATATCTGGATCTGCATTATAAATATGCAAATGGTGAAAGACCTTTCCAGTTGGACGAATCATCCGCATACTGGGGCGGTTTGCCGCTGGATGCCGGTAATAAGGAAGTACAATGGAACAGCCCGCTGGATGACAAAGGCAATCCGATCCCGACTGAGCTGAGATCTTACAAAGACAATATGAAGAACTTCCTGCAGACAGGAATTACTTCAACCAATAACCTCACGGTTTCGGGTTCCACCGATAAATCGACTTACCGGGTTTCCTATAACAATATGATCAACCGGGGCCTGATCCCTAATTCGGACCTTTACCGGAACGGATTGTCGTTGGCAGGAACATTTGATATGGCTAAAAATCTGAAACTAAGCACGAATATCAATTTCGTTCGTTCCAGCTCAAACAGCCGTCCGCAAACTTCCGAAAGAGACGGAAACCCGCTGCAAGCTGTTTATTACTCACCCAGTTACAACATTGAGGATCTGAAAGGCGTGTGGAAACCGGGCCTGGAAGAAATAGAGCAAATGACCGTAGCAAAAGGCGAAACGGACAATCCTTATTTTCTTGCCAAACATTTAACCAATGCGTATACACGCGATCGTTTGTACGGAAATGTTAAGCTCGACTGGACGATTGCCGAGGGCTTGACTGCCTTCGCACGTTACTCGCATGATATGTTTGATGAAGACCGTGAAACCAAAATTCCATGGAGCTACAAAAGCATGGCAAAAGGCGGTTACTATCTTGAAAACATTGGTCGCAATGAAAGCAATGCTGACTTTTTAATCACCAAAACCATAAAGGCCAGCGATTTTGATATCAGCATTTCGGGTGGTGGTAACATTATGCAGCAACACCAAAACAGCTCAAATCTGGGCGGCAGGGACCTTTCTGTTCCCGGACTGTATAATATTTCCAACATTCCGGTTGGTAACAGGGTCGTTGGGAACGGCAGTTTCAAGAAAGCCATTTACAGCTTATACGCTTTGAGTTCAATTGGTTTTAAAGATCAGCTTTATCTTGATCTGACTGCGCGGAATGACTGGTCGAGTACATTGCCCGAAAGCAACCGCTCTTATTTTTATCCATCCGCATCATTGAGCTGGTTGGCGAGCACGACATTTAATATGCCGTCGGCGGTTTCGTTACTGAAACTCCGCGGAGGATGGGCGCAGGTGGGTAATGATACAGATCCCTATCAATTGTATCCAAACCTTGGAACAGGAAACTGGGGAGATTTGGTAACGGCAAATCTGGGCGAAAACTTGCTGAACCCCGCATTACTTCCGGAAATCGCGACGTCAACAGAAGGTGGAATTGACCTGAATTTGTTCAATAACCGTTTGAGATTCGACATTACTTATTATGACAGAGCTAATACGAACCAGATTTTCAGCGTTCCGATGGCGCCTTCGACGGGTTATGCGAGCAAAAACATCAATGCTGGCAAGCTGGTGAGCCGTGGCTGGGAAATCGGGCTGGGTGGAACGCCTATCAGCAACAGAGGCGGATGGAGCCTGGATTTGAATGCTAATTTCAGCCGTAACCGTGTTACTGTTAAAGAATTGGCACCAAACTTCCCGTATTTTGAACAATGGGGAGAGAACGGAGCGGGTGCTTATACATTCGTAGGGGAGCAAATCGGCAACATGTACAGCCGCGGGTTTGCTACTGTTCAGGACAAAGCTTCTCCTTATTATCGCTGGCCGATCATCAATTATGATGGCGAAGGCGGGGATATGGACTGGCAGAGCCTGGGAGGTCGTGAAAACAATGTGAAAGTGGGTAACTACAATCCTGATTTTCTGATGGGTATGCAGGCTAATCTGACTTACAAAAGATTCTCCCTGGGATTAAGCTTCGATTGGAGACAAGGCGGTGAATTTATGTCATTCACCTATCGCTATGGCGAATCTGACTGGAAATCACAACGTCAGATCGATAACCTGATCCCGGGAAGCCAATATAGCCCCGACGAGCTGGTTGCCTTGCTGAAATCAGATCCTGAAAAATACATTATCCCGCAAAACGGAAATTTCCCGAGAGTAGGAGGGCATACGGCTGCAACAGGTGGTTTCGGACCAGATGGTGACGGAGCATTTATTCCGGGTGTCTGGCAGGATGAGGCTGGGGAGTACCACGAGTGGCTTGGTGGAGCAGGCACCAAATATCTGCCTATCACGGCTGTGTATCCGTGGAGCTTCAACCAGCAGGTTACATTTGACGCTTCATTTGTGAAGCTGCGCGAAGTAACATTGTCTTACAAGATTCCAAACCTTTTCGGGGTTGTGAGAAATGCGAACCTTTCGCTGTACACCAGGAACATTATGCTGTGGACCGCTTCAAAAATCGGCATCGATCCTGAGCGTGCATTCTGGGCTGATCCCAACAAAGGAGGCTTCCGCCAGGGAATTGAAAGACAGAACGTGATGCCTTGGACTATCCCGTTTGGATTTAAGCTCAATTTCGATTTCTGA
- a CDS encoding SusD/RagB family nutrient-binding outer membrane lipoprotein, translating to MKILKYIPGLVFMLSLLMVTSCKESLTEINENPNGVDPNRANPNLIMPTVMTGVANQYVKLGYGRIAGVIQHTQEDAWKDGFNDYNWNEEDDEWKSWYGFLRNNNLLYKRAVETKVKFHEAVALTMRAFIFGTISDLWGDAPYTQALKGDEGTMLPVFDSQEVIYKGIIEDLKAASAIFASSGDERDAPAYDVYYNGSAQKWQKFANTLLLRYYMRISSKLPDIAKPGIEAVYASGIYFKDASDDAVMDFIGTDSNNSWPNATAYDVSESNWRRRRPASTLINNLVTNEDPRLKVWFQPVHVRWVADPTLARGMDEFIREDGKILTGVKSLTEQELRVKIAAGHKYTRHFNPNTYKPSRPEQFNGPINTGEYVGVPPGMIDPTYYNENPTTGQQVQNQHASQLSYTYQGNKGGILKARLASAAEASFILAEAAQKGWAAGSAAAHYNNGIKQSLQTWGVADKYDTFIKQKGVAYNGTLAQIMEQKWVSSWTAATEGWFDYRRTGLPALIPGVAPTSRALPLRFIYSNNELNNNGESVKSAIEKLEETKFSGPRKKNSQWSKPWLVQGTGKPW from the coding sequence ATGAAGATTTTAAAATATATACCCGGACTTGTTTTCATGCTCTCGCTGTTGATGGTAACTTCCTGTAAGGAAAGCCTCACGGAGATCAATGAGAACCCAAATGGCGTCGATCCAAACCGCGCCAATCCCAACCTGATAATGCCCACGGTGATGACGGGCGTTGCCAATCAATATGTTAAACTAGGCTACGGCAGAATCGCCGGCGTCATTCAGCATACCCAGGAAGATGCCTGGAAAGACGGTTTCAACGATTACAACTGGAACGAAGAGGACGATGAATGGAAATCGTGGTATGGCTTTCTGAGAAACAACAACCTGCTGTATAAGAGGGCTGTTGAGACTAAGGTGAAATTTCATGAAGCGGTTGCATTAACGATGCGTGCATTTATTTTCGGCACCATTTCCGATCTTTGGGGCGACGCACCTTACACGCAGGCGCTGAAAGGGGATGAGGGAACAATGCTTCCTGTGTTTGACAGTCAGGAAGTAATTTACAAAGGGATCATTGAAGATTTGAAGGCGGCCTCAGCCATTTTTGCCTCTTCCGGTGATGAAAGGGATGCGCCTGCTTATGATGTGTATTACAATGGAAGTGCGCAGAAATGGCAAAAATTTGCAAATACATTACTGCTCCGTTACTATATGCGCATTTCCAGCAAGCTTCCTGACATTGCCAAACCGGGAATTGAGGCCGTGTATGCATCCGGAATTTACTTCAAAGATGCCAGTGATGACGCAGTAATGGACTTCATAGGGACGGATTCGAACAATTCGTGGCCCAATGCAACGGCATACGACGTCAGCGAATCCAACTGGAGAAGGAGAAGACCGGCATCCACATTGATCAATAATCTGGTAACCAATGAAGACCCCCGATTGAAAGTGTGGTTCCAGCCCGTTCACGTGCGTTGGGTGGCAGATCCGACACTGGCCAGGGGAATGGATGAATTCATTCGGGAAGATGGCAAAATCCTTACCGGTGTAAAATCACTTACTGAGCAGGAATTAAGGGTGAAAATTGCCGCAGGGCATAAGTATACGCGCCATTTTAACCCTAACACTTACAAACCCAGCCGTCCCGAACAATTCAACGGGCCGATCAATACAGGCGAATATGTGGGCGTTCCTCCGGGGATGATTGATCCGACTTATTACAATGAAAACCCTACGACGGGCCAGCAAGTGCAAAACCAGCATGCGTCGCAGCTGAGCTACACTTATCAGGGAAATAAAGGTGGGATTTTGAAAGCCAGACTGGCTTCTGCGGCCGAAGCTTCATTCATTCTTGCGGAAGCTGCACAGAAAGGCTGGGCTGCCGGTTCTGCTGCTGCGCATTATAACAATGGAATCAAGCAATCTTTGCAAACCTGGGGTGTAGCGGATAAATACGACACATTTATCAAGCAAAAGGGCGTTGCCTATAACGGAACATTAGCGCAGATAATGGAACAAAAATGGGTGTCGAGCTGGACAGCTGCCACAGAAGGCTGGTTTGATTATCGCCGGACCGGCTTACCCGCATTGATTCCGGGCGTAGCGCCTACATCCCGCGCATTGCCGCTGCGTTTTATTTACAGCAATAACGAGCTGAACAACAACGGGGAAAGCGTAAAGAGTGCAATTGAAAAATTAGAGGAGACCAAGTTTTCAGGACCGCGTAAGAAAAACAGCCAGTGGTCGAAACCATGGTTGGTGCAGGGCACGGGAAAACCCTGGTAA
- a CDS encoding purple acid phosphatase family protein: MQKSYLKTILLAACLAALFTGCNKSNELPSGTVKEVIDNLVTKLYRTLPPTQLDTISNEYILRLLTDKDKEILSKKFWTFEVNVPVIVSLMRDRDQEVVPFWMEASGFKLTQFQVKNDEYEYEVWQKEFPAGQVGLGINGFDKHRPVYFITVAPQNEKDKLKITNVNPRYALGVMDLNEFTYHDWDELKLKFLSVELKDQVLFTTVRGRAREAHLVNAFRTTDTPSSTKPDQVVLTWSGDPKTTMDIQWRTSPEVKSGKVKYWEKGGIDTFYVDASVFKMEDRLLRNDRFVNRFTANLNYLDPGQAYQYVLASKSGWSQPAEFTTAPLNEEDFSFIWFGDTHHSEDWGDMAKKSLKRHPETAFFSIVGDLVTTGLHRDEWDKLWDYSDSVFTGKPLMPVPGNHDSQDGLGAWMYKEMFSLPDNGPKKQPSEMTYAFNYEHALFLMMDATLPIHAQTAWMEQQLKNSDAKWKFVMLHFPPYNYDNSYDEIIKEWCSLFDKYHVDMVMSGHMHYYLRTKPMFNEQPVASPAKGTIYTVSIGIPGELEYWLAEEYAAVRMKEGPLYQHIAIKGNTLSYKCYDPDGNVKDQLIIKK; the protein is encoded by the coding sequence ATGCAAAAGAGCTATTTAAAAACAATCCTCCTCGCTGCATGCCTCGCAGCGCTTTTCACAGGTTGCAATAAGAGTAACGAACTTCCTTCGGGCACTGTAAAAGAAGTGATAGACAATTTGGTTACAAAACTTTACAGAACCCTCCCGCCAACACAACTTGATACGATTTCAAATGAATATATTTTACGCTTGCTGACAGATAAAGACAAAGAGATTTTATCAAAGAAATTCTGGACATTCGAGGTCAATGTGCCCGTAATTGTTTCCTTAATGCGGGATAGGGATCAGGAGGTGGTCCCGTTCTGGATGGAGGCGAGCGGGTTTAAACTGACTCAATTTCAGGTCAAGAATGATGAGTATGAGTACGAGGTTTGGCAAAAGGAATTCCCTGCCGGACAAGTTGGACTTGGAATAAATGGTTTTGATAAACACCGGCCTGTCTATTTTATTACCGTGGCCCCGCAAAATGAGAAGGATAAGCTCAAAATCACAAATGTGAATCCCCGGTATGCATTGGGTGTCATGGATCTTAACGAATTTACCTATCACGATTGGGACGAATTAAAGCTGAAATTCCTTTCGGTTGAACTGAAAGATCAGGTGCTTTTTACGACTGTTCGCGGCCGGGCAAGAGAAGCACATCTGGTAAACGCATTCAGAACAACTGACACACCTTCCAGTACAAAGCCCGATCAGGTCGTGCTCACTTGGAGCGGCGACCCGAAAACAACCATGGACATTCAATGGAGAACCAGCCCGGAAGTAAAATCAGGGAAGGTAAAATACTGGGAAAAAGGCGGTATAGATACATTTTACGTAGATGCTTCCGTCTTTAAAATGGAAGACAGGCTCCTTCGGAATGATCGTTTCGTGAACCGGTTCACAGCCAATCTCAATTACTTGGACCCCGGACAAGCTTATCAGTATGTATTGGCTTCCAAAAGCGGCTGGTCGCAACCTGCCGAATTCACGACGGCCCCATTGAATGAAGAGGATTTTTCATTTATCTGGTTTGGTGACACGCACCATTCTGAGGACTGGGGTGATATGGCCAAAAAATCATTGAAACGACATCCCGAAACAGCATTTTTCTCTATTGTGGGAGATCTGGTCACCACCGGCTTGCACCGCGACGAATGGGATAAGCTCTGGGATTATTCAGACAGCGTATTTACGGGTAAGCCATTGATGCCTGTTCCGGGTAACCATGACAGCCAGGATGGGCTCGGGGCGTGGATGTATAAGGAAATGTTCAGCCTGCCGGACAATGGCCCTAAAAAGCAACCTTCCGAAATGACCTATGCCTTTAATTATGAGCATGCGCTGTTCCTGATGATGGATGCGACGCTGCCGATTCATGCGCAAACTGCATGGATGGAGCAACAGCTTAAAAATTCTGATGCAAAATGGAAATTTGTCATGCTCCATTTCCCGCCTTACAACTACGATAATTCGTATGATGAGATTATAAAAGAATGGTGTTCGCTATTTGACAAATATCACGTGGATATGGTCATGAGCGGGCATATGCATTATTATTTGCGTACAAAACCAATGTTCAACGAACAGCCCGTGGCATCGCCGGCAAAGGGAACAATATACACGGTGTCTATCGGCATTCCGGGAGAATTGGAATATTGGTTAGCGGAAGAATATGCTGCGGTAAGAATGAAAGAAGGCCCGCTTTACCAGCACATTGCGATCAAGGGAAACACACTTTCGTACAAATGCTACGATCCCGATGGCAATGTAAAGGACCAATTGATAATCAAAAAGTAA